A window of Macrotis lagotis isolate mMagLag1 chromosome X, bilby.v1.9.chrom.fasta, whole genome shotgun sequence contains these coding sequences:
- the AKAIN1 gene encoding A-kinase anchor protein inhibitor 1, translated as MSEKPGSEPEEAKLQNASKQIVQNAILRAIQQVSQESQQKEEWTTASRSRLQLGVGKLIKKQEKK; from the exons ATGA GCGAGAAACCTGGATCAGAACCTGAAGAAGCAAAACTACAGAATGCCAGCAAGCAGATTGTCCAAAATGCCATCCTCCGAGCTATACAGCAAGTCTCTCAGGAGAGCCAACAAAAGGAAGAATGGACCACAGCCAGCAGGAGCAGGCTGCAGCTAGGGGTGGGGAAGCTCATCAAGAAGCAGGAAAAGAAATAG